The following coding sequences lie in one Phalacrocorax aristotelis chromosome 2, bGulAri2.1, whole genome shotgun sequence genomic window:
- the CREM gene encoding cAMP-responsive element modulator isoform X15 — MPAYQIRTPTTTLPQGVVMAASPGTLHSSQQLAEEATRKRELRLLKNREAARECRRKKKEYVKCLENRVAVLENQNKTLIEELKALKDLYCHKAE, encoded by the exons ATGCCAGCTTACCAGATTCGAACTCCCACTACTACCTTACCTCAGGGAGTGGTAATGGCAGCCTCGCCAGGGACTTTGCATAGCTctcagcagctggcagaagaggCAACACGCAAGAGAGAGCTGAGACTTCTGAAAAATAG GGAAGCTGCCAGAGAATGTcgcagaaagaagaaagaatatgtCAAATGTCTTGAAAATCGTGTGGCTGTGcttgaaaaccaaaacaagactCTCATTGAGGAACTCAAGGCCCTCAAAGATCTTTATTGTCATAAAGCAGAATAA
- the CREM gene encoding cAMP-responsive element modulator isoform X13, with protein MSVLLLVILHMLASLEQFMPSSGRGTGESGVQKLIMAVTGDETAATGDMPAYQIRTPTTTLPQGVVMAASPGTLHSSQQLAEEATRKRELRLLKNREAAKECRRRKKEYIKCLESRVAVLEVQNKKLIEELETLKDICSSKTD; from the exons ATGTCAGTGCTATTGCTTGTAATCCTGCACATGCTTGCTAGTTTGGAACAGTTCATGCCGAGCTCTGGTAGAGGAACAGGAGAATCGGGTGTGCAGAAGCTGATCATGGCTGTAACAGGAGATGAAACAG CTGCCACTGGAGACATGCCAGCTTACCAGATTCGAACTCCCACTACTACCTTACCTCAGGGAGTGGTAATGGCAGCCTCGCCAGGGACTTTGCATAGCTctcagcagctggcagaagaggCAACACGCAAGAGAGAGCTGAGACTTCTGAAAAATAG GGAAGCTGCTAAAGAATGTCGACGTCGGAAGAAAGAATACATAAAATGTCTGGAGAGTCGTGTTGCAGTGCTAGAAGTTCAGAACAAGAAACTTATAGAGGAGCTTGAAACCCTAAAAGACATTTGCTCTTCCAAAACAGattag
- the CREM gene encoding cAMP-responsive element modulator isoform X16: MPAYQIRTPTTTLPQGVVMAASPGTLHSSQQLAEEATRKRELRLLKNREAAKECRRRKKEYIKCLESRVAVLEVQNKKLIEELETLKDICSSKTD; the protein is encoded by the exons ATGCCAGCTTACCAGATTCGAACTCCCACTACTACCTTACCTCAGGGAGTGGTAATGGCAGCCTCGCCAGGGACTTTGCATAGCTctcagcagctggcagaagaggCAACACGCAAGAGAGAGCTGAGACTTCTGAAAAATAG GGAAGCTGCTAAAGAATGTCGACGTCGGAAGAAAGAATACATAAAATGTCTGGAGAGTCGTGTTGCAGTGCTAGAAGTTCAGAACAAGAAACTTATAGAGGAGCTTGAAACCCTAAAAGACATTTGCTCTTCCAAAACAGattag
- the CREM gene encoding cAMP-responsive element modulator isoform X12, which translates to MSVLLLVILHMLASLEQFMPSSGRGTGESGVQKLIMAVTGDETAATGDMPAYQIRTPTTTLPQGVVMAASPGTLHSSQQLAEEATRKRELRLLKNREAARECRRKKKEYVKCLENRVAVLENQNKTLIEELKALKDLYCHKAE; encoded by the exons ATGTCAGTGCTATTGCTTGTAATCCTGCACATGCTTGCTAGTTTGGAACAGTTCATGCCGAGCTCTGGTAGAGGAACAGGAGAATCGGGTGTGCAGAAGCTGATCATGGCTGTAACAGGAGATGAAACAG CTGCCACTGGAGACATGCCAGCTTACCAGATTCGAACTCCCACTACTACCTTACCTCAGGGAGTGGTAATGGCAGCCTCGCCAGGGACTTTGCATAGCTctcagcagctggcagaagaggCAACACGCAAGAGAGAGCTGAGACTTCTGAAAAATAG GGAAGCTGCCAGAGAATGTcgcagaaagaagaaagaatatgtCAAATGTCTTGAAAATCGTGTGGCTGTGcttgaaaaccaaaacaagactCTCATTGAGGAACTCAAGGCCCTCAAAGATCTTTATTGTCATAAAGCAGAATAA